Genomic segment of Mycolicibacterium sarraceniae:
CCGCTGTCGATGGGCGAACCCTCGAAGATGCCCGCGCTGATCTCGTGGATACCGGCCTTCTCGTACACCGGAAGGTTCGGAAGCAGGGCTTCCAGCGGGGCGGCGGTCTGCTGGGTGCGGATCATGTTCGAGGTGTAAATGCTGTCGTAGCCGCCATTTTTGAGCTGCTGCGCGATGTCGATGGCCTGCTGTTCGCCCAGGGCGGTCAGGTTGGGCCCGGGCACCTTCGTGTCGATGCCGGCACCGGCGATATTGCCGTAGGACTCGCCGTGGCGCACCCAGGTGAGGGTGATCGAATCGGCAGCCCAGGCGGGCAGCGCCGACACCAGGAACAACGCGACAGCAGAAACGACCGTGGCAAGAGCTTTCAGCGCGCGATATCGCATGCAAACTCCATCTGAACGACGCCGTGAAGGTGGAACACCGCCAAAGGCTACCGGCTGTGCGCCCGGTCACAGCACAGAATCGCAAATCTGTCCACAAACGACCTGGCCATGGTCTCAAGAAACTAACGATCTCGTGGATTCTCGGCATCGGCGGCCGCCGACCCCTACCGACCGTGGTGTCGTAGAAGGCAATGTCCTCTCAAGCGATCCGCGCCGCCGGCGCAGCGGCGGCGGCGGCCTGTTCCGCATTGCTCCTCACCGCACTACCGCAGGCCGGCGCGGCACCAGCCTTCGATTCACAGGGTTATGTCGACTCGACAGCGCGTTGTTCGAGCACCGCCGTGCTGTTCGGCAGCACCGACAGTTCACGGGTGGCGATCTGTAAGACGTCCGGCGGATACGAGTACCGCGGCGTGCGGGTCCGCGACGGGGCGAAGCTGGTGTTGCCGGCGTCCAGCGGCGGCGGCGGTTCGTACACCGCAGTCAACGACGGCATCACCTACACGGTGAGCTCCGGCTCACTGGTGGTGAGCTCGGGCGGCAGCACCGTGCGCACGGAGGCGTGGGTGGATTTCCACGGTCCCCAGTCGCAGGCGTCGACCACCTCCTCATCGTCGGCCCCGACAACGTCGGCGCCGACATCATCGAGCACGGCCACATCAACCAGCACGACGCCGACGTCGACCACACCGCTGCCGCCACCGCTGCCCGCCGAAGTCGGCGGCACCACGCGCTAGAGATCTCCCTCGGCAAGCAAGTGGCAGTGTCGGACATGGCCAAGCGCTTCAGTTCCGCAACCAGGCGACGCACGCCCTCGTGAGTGGTCTGCGCCGTCTTCACCTCAGCGAGGCGCAGCAGCGGGGACGTCCAATGATCGCCGGTTATCGCGTCACACCCAGCCGACGGTCCATATGCGGTAGTGGACCGCTCCGACCGACCGGTCAGGTGAGCCGGAGCTCGAGTCGTTCCAGACGGCGCACCAGAAGACTGGGTAGCCACCGGCCGACGCCGGCGGACTCGATCGTCGAGGTGCGTTCGAGGAGTTGTTCGATGACGATTCTGGCTTCCAACCGCGCGAGCGCTGCCCCGATGCAGAAGTGCGAACCCTTGCCGAAAGCGATGTGGCCCTTGCCCTCCGCCCTGTCGAGCCGGAACTCTGCGGGATCATCGAAATGGGATGGGTCTCGGTTCGCCGCACCCCAAAGCAGGAGCAGACGCGACCCCGCAGGGAGTTCAGTGCCGTACAGCTCGGTGTCGTTGACGACGTGGCGGTAGTGGGCACGGAAGGGCGGCTCGTAGCGCAGTACCTCTTCCAGGAATGCCCCCACGAAGGAGGGCTCGGCGCGGAGTCGTTGTTGTAGTTCGGTGTGTGTCGCGAGAAGGTAAGCGGCGGAACCGATCAGCGAAGCAGTGGATTCACCCCCGGCGCTGAAGAGCGTGATCATCATCGTCTGCGCCGCGATACTGTTCAGAGCGCCGGTCGCGCACGCCGAGGCCAGATCCCCCAGCAGATCGTCGCGGGGGTCTGCTGCCGCACGGCCGAACTGTTCGGTTATGTAGGCGCTGAGTTCCATCACCGCGACGCCCGCGGACTCCATATCAGCCTGGGTCACCAGGCCTTCGACCATCTGGGTGGCGGCGTATCCCCAATCGATGAGCTTGTCGATATCGGTATCGGGGACGCCGATGATGCGGCCGACGATCATCATCGGCAGGCGATTGGCCACCGCGCTCATCCACTCGATGCCAACGCCTTTCGCATCCTCGTCCCACAACTGCGCCGCGGCGTCGGCGATGTAGGGCTCGAACCCGCGAATGCGCTTGACGACCAAGTGCGGCAGCAAGAGCTTCCGGTGCACCGAATGCGCGGGCTCGTCAGCGGTCGCCAGCGCCTGCATCGGTCCGCCGAGTTCACCGATCTGGAATTCGGTGACGGCACCGCCCGGTTGACACATCATCGTCGCGGTCAGGTTGGACGAGAAATCACCGCACCGGCTGACCGCCTCGTTGACCGCAGCCCAACTGCTCACGGCGTAAAAACCCGAGTCCCCGATGTGGTGGACGTGCCCGGCCCGATGCATCCGCGCGTACAGCTCGTGCGGATCCTGGATGTACCGGTCGTCGAACAGCGCCAGTCCCAAACCGGTATCCGCCGATGTCACTTTTCTACGCTGAGCCGCCCGCACCCGGCGCGTCAATGACAATCGATCAAGTCGCGAAACTGATCCCCCGGCGGAAACGCCCATTGTCTCAAACCAGCGTATTTACCTGCAGAAAGAGTGATATCGGCAGCATTCTTTGTCTCATCCCTGAGAATATGGCAATCATGGCGCACGGCGATTGGGTAATTGGTGGCGATCGCTCGACAGCCGCGGCGAATCGCATCTACGCGGCCGCGACCGAGCTCGTCGTCCGAGACGGGCTCGACGCCCTCGACATCGACACCGTGGCAGCGAAGGTCCACTGCTCGCGCGCCACGGTGTACCGCCATGCCGGGGGTAAGGCCCAGATTCGCGACGCGGTGCTGACGCGTCTGGCGGCGGGCATCGTCCAAAAGGTGCGCGACGCCGTCGACGGTCTCACCGGTTCGGATCGCGTGCTTGTCGCGATCACAGTGGCGCTGCAGCTGATCCGGTCGGACCCGTTGCGGCGGCTGATGTTCAGCGCGGGCAACCTACCCGACGTCAAGGAACTGCACTCGTCACCCGTGCTGGCTCACCTTGCCGCCGAGCTTACCGGCATTACCGACGACGATCCCCAAGCGGCGCAGTGGATCGTGCGGATCGTCGTATCCCTGGCCTACTCGCCGATCGCGAATGTCCGCGACGAGCGA
This window contains:
- a CDS encoding TetR/AcrR family transcriptional regulator, whose translation is MAHGDWVIGGDRSTAAANRIYAAATELVVRDGLDALDIDTVAAKVHCSRATVYRHAGGKAQIRDAVLTRLAAGIVQKVRDAVDGLTGSDRVLVAITVALQLIRSDPLRRLMFSAGNLPDVKELHSSPVLAHLAAELTGITDDDPQAAQWIVRIVVSLAYSPIANVRDERAVLERFVAPAFDRNPRDTD
- a CDS encoding cytochrome P450, with amino-acid sequence MTSADTGLGLALFDDRYIQDPHELYARMHRAGHVHHIGDSGFYAVSSWAAVNEAVSRCGDFSSNLTATMMCQPGGAVTEFQIGELGGPMQALATADEPAHSVHRKLLLPHLVVKRIRGFEPYIADAAAQLWDEDAKGVGIEWMSAVANRLPMMIVGRIIGVPDTDIDKLIDWGYAATQMVEGLVTQADMESAGVAVMELSAYITEQFGRAAADPRDDLLGDLASACATGALNSIAAQTMMITLFSAGGESTASLIGSAAYLLATHTELQQRLRAEPSFVGAFLEEVLRYEPPFRAHYRHVVNDTELYGTELPAGSRLLLLWGAANRDPSHFDDPAEFRLDRAEGKGHIAFGKGSHFCIGAALARLEARIVIEQLLERTSTIESAGVGRWLPSLLVRRLERLELRLT